The Microbacterium maritypicum genome contains a region encoding:
- a CDS encoding ATP-binding cassette domain-containing protein: MSPLLEVNDLVVEYGRGRRAFRALRGVSLDIAPGECLGLVGESGSGKSTLGKAILGLAPVTAGSIRFDGQEISRLSHRARRALADDVQVVFQDPYGSLNPAMTIGDILAEPLLTTGIGARAAETKVREMLDRVRLPSAAMDRYPSEFSGGQRQRVAIARALVRGPRLVVCDEPVSALDLTTQATILDLFIELQRDTGVAYLFVSHDLGVVRRVCHRVAVMYRGELVEVGAGEQVTRAPQHPYSERLRLASPVADPAAQRERRAQWLALREVRDAAVR, from the coding sequence ATGAGCCCCCTCCTCGAAGTGAACGACCTCGTCGTGGAGTACGGCCGCGGACGGCGGGCGTTCCGCGCCCTGCGCGGCGTCTCTCTCGACATCGCGCCGGGGGAGTGTCTCGGCCTGGTCGGGGAGTCGGGATCGGGCAAGTCCACGCTCGGCAAGGCCATCCTCGGGCTGGCTCCGGTCACCGCCGGCAGCATCCGCTTCGACGGGCAGGAGATCAGCCGTCTGAGCCATCGCGCGCGCCGAGCGCTCGCCGACGACGTGCAGGTCGTGTTTCAGGACCCCTACGGCTCGCTGAATCCGGCGATGACGATCGGAGACATCCTCGCCGAGCCCCTTCTCACGACGGGGATCGGCGCCAGGGCCGCCGAGACGAAGGTGCGGGAGATGCTCGATCGCGTGCGCCTCCCGTCGGCCGCCATGGATCGCTATCCGAGCGAGTTCTCCGGTGGGCAGAGGCAGCGAGTGGCCATCGCCCGTGCGCTGGTGCGCGGCCCGCGCCTGGTCGTGTGCGACGAGCCCGTGAGCGCGCTCGACCTCACGACCCAGGCGACGATCCTCGATCTGTTCATCGAGCTGCAGCGCGACACCGGCGTGGCCTACCTGTTCGTCTCGCACGACCTCGGCGTCGTGCGCAGAGTCTGCCACCGGGTGGCCGTGATGTATCGCGGCGAACTCGTCGAGGTCGGTGCCGGGGAGCAGGTCACCCGCGCTCCGCAGCATCCGTACTCCGAGCGGCTCCGTCTGGCATCGCCCGTCGCCGATCCGGCTGCGCAACGCGAGCGCCGTGCCCAGTGGCTCGCTCTGCGGGAGGTGCGCGATGCGGCGGTACGGTAG
- a CDS encoding TetR/AcrR family transcriptional regulator — protein sequence MPKIIDHDQRRRDIVDVAKSIILKGGFEAATMRSIAAEAGFANGALKHYFPGKESIVAATFETVLLEHDTWLQQSISEGATPERMLQQVLEGTLPSSVGEIASGRVLLALWEYAMSNDQLTELYRTHLGRWHAMLVERMEAARDAGAIRDQDYAALANEFISVAVGATVINLMYPEGERIADYQDYIQQFLARLR from the coding sequence ATGCCGAAGATCATCGACCACGACCAGCGTCGACGGGACATCGTCGACGTGGCCAAGAGCATCATCCTGAAGGGCGGGTTCGAGGCGGCGACGATGCGCAGCATCGCAGCCGAGGCCGGATTCGCGAACGGAGCGCTGAAGCACTACTTCCCCGGGAAGGAGAGCATCGTCGCCGCCACGTTCGAGACGGTGCTGCTCGAGCACGACACCTGGCTCCAGCAGTCGATCTCCGAGGGCGCGACGCCCGAGCGGATGCTGCAGCAGGTGCTCGAGGGCACGTTGCCCAGCAGCGTCGGCGAGATCGCGAGCGGGCGGGTGCTCCTCGCGCTGTGGGAGTACGCGATGTCGAACGATCAGCTCACGGAGCTGTACCGCACGCACCTCGGGCGGTGGCACGCGATGCTCGTCGAGCGGATGGAGGCGGCGCGCGATGCGGGCGCCATCCGCGATCAGGACTACGCGGCACTCGCGAACGAGTTCATCTCGGTCGCCGTGGGGGCGACCGTGATCAACCTCATGTATCCCGAGGGCGAGCGCATCGCCGACTATCAGGACTACATCCAGCAGTTCCTGGCGCGACTGCGCTGA
- a CDS encoding ABC transporter permease, which yields MLVFTAKRVLSGILLLVAVSIGTFFLAHLAISDPTASLLGTTASPAQQAALAEKIGLDRPLLVQFWDWLSHAALLDFGVSWRNFQPVSAQLAIKVPVTLSVVTFATLITAVVGIAFGMITGLRPGTWFDRVIKGISVVLFALPGFWVSLVLVMWLAVQLKWFPAVGYVPPTQSVDGWLRSITLPAISLALGGIVAVAEQLRNAVIAQSRQDWVRTLRSRGLSTARVNLHILRNASPAALTVIALMFVGLLSGAIVVEQIFSLPGLGQLTNQSSQNGDIPMLLGITVISVVFVVLINLLLDLVLGWINPKVRVA from the coding sequence ATGCTTGTGTTCACGGCGAAGCGGGTGCTGTCCGGCATCCTCCTGCTCGTCGCGGTCTCGATCGGCACCTTCTTCCTGGCGCACCTCGCCATCAGCGACCCGACCGCATCGCTCCTCGGTACGACGGCGAGTCCTGCGCAACAGGCGGCGCTGGCCGAGAAGATCGGCCTCGACCGTCCGCTCCTGGTGCAGTTCTGGGACTGGCTGTCGCATGCCGCGCTGCTCGACTTCGGCGTCTCCTGGCGCAACTTCCAGCCGGTCAGCGCGCAGCTCGCGATCAAGGTCCCGGTGACCCTCTCGGTCGTGACCTTCGCGACGCTCATCACCGCGGTGGTCGGGATCGCCTTCGGCATGATCACGGGTCTGCGCCCCGGCACCTGGTTCGACCGCGTCATCAAGGGCATCTCCGTCGTGCTGTTCGCGCTCCCCGGCTTCTGGGTCAGCCTCGTGCTGGTGATGTGGCTCGCGGTACAGCTGAAATGGTTCCCCGCAGTGGGCTACGTGCCCCCGACGCAGTCCGTCGATGGGTGGCTGCGCTCCATCACCCTCCCGGCGATCTCGCTGGCGCTGGGCGGCATCGTCGCCGTCGCGGAGCAGCTGCGCAACGCCGTCATCGCGCAGAGCAGGCAGGACTGGGTGCGCACGCTGCGCAGCCGGGGCCTCTCGACCGCCCGCGTGAACCTGCACATCCTCCGCAACGCCTCACCCGCGGCGCTCACGGTGATCGCGCTGATGTTCGTCGGACTCCTCTCCGGCGCGATCGTGGTCGAGCAGATCTTCAGCCTCCCCGGTCTCGGCCAGCTCACCAACCAGTCCTCGCAGAACGGCGACATCCCGATGCTCCTCGGCATCACGGTCATCTCCGTCGTCTTCGTCGTCCTCATCAACCTCCTGCTCGACCTCGTGCTGGGCTGGATCAACCCGAAGGTGCGCGTCGCATGA
- a CDS encoding dipeptide/oligopeptide/nickel ABC transporter permease/ATP-binding protein: protein MTTTDIRVAFDRAAQKRRSSLFRRFLRHPGGYIPLAIFVLIVLVGIFAPLLAPMDPNFVDLSAAKAAPGPEHLLGGDSTGRDILSRLIYGTRTTLWGALITIVTALVIGVPAGVAAGYFGGAFDRAATWISDALQSIPGMIILLVVAAGSRNNFELLMATVGVFMVPGYFRIARSQTLAVRGEPYIDAARVSGLSDGRIIFRHVITAVYPPVIIQTALTAGIAMGMQAGLQFLGIGDSNVPSWGAMMLEGFRLMLTYPLMLLWPSAALGLTIAVLAIMGSTLAELVQVRTPRVARRKRDEVAAMPVSAPTGSAHHSAEGSALRVENLRVVHATPTGETEVVHGVTLDVAPGEVVGIVGESGSGKSQTVFSVLDLLPATGRATADAIWVGGVDVTSSTPKQRRALLGRTIGYVPQEPMSNLDPSYTIGHQLIEPLRRTQGLSRSAAKERARAMLVRVGLTDPDRVMRSYPHQVSGGMAQRVLIAGAIAGKPSLLVADEPTTALDVTVQAEVLELLRELQAEYGMALLIVTHNFGVVADICDRVIVMRSGDIVESGPVDALFASPAEPYTRELIAASLDDAVGRDELDRTTTGVPA from the coding sequence ATGACCACGACAGATATCCGCGTCGCCTTCGATCGGGCAGCGCAGAAGCGCCGATCGAGCCTGTTCCGGCGCTTCCTCCGCCACCCCGGCGGCTACATCCCGCTCGCGATCTTCGTCCTCATCGTGCTCGTCGGCATCTTCGCGCCGCTGCTCGCGCCGATGGATCCGAACTTCGTCGACCTGTCCGCCGCCAAGGCCGCGCCGGGGCCGGAGCATCTGCTGGGTGGCGACTCCACCGGTCGGGACATCCTCAGCCGCCTCATCTACGGCACCCGCACCACGCTCTGGGGTGCGCTCATCACGATCGTGACCGCACTCGTGATCGGCGTGCCGGCCGGCGTCGCCGCCGGCTACTTCGGGGGAGCGTTCGACAGGGCCGCCACCTGGATCAGCGATGCCCTCCAGTCGATCCCCGGCATGATCATCCTGCTCGTCGTCGCCGCCGGCTCGCGCAACAACTTCGAACTGCTGATGGCCACGGTGGGTGTCTTCATGGTGCCGGGCTACTTCCGCATCGCCCGCTCGCAGACGCTCGCCGTGCGCGGCGAGCCCTACATCGACGCGGCGCGCGTCTCCGGTCTGTCCGACGGGCGGATCATCTTCCGCCATGTGATCACGGCCGTGTACCCGCCCGTCATCATCCAGACGGCCCTGACCGCCGGGATCGCGATGGGCATGCAGGCAGGGCTGCAGTTCCTCGGCATCGGCGACTCGAACGTCCCGAGCTGGGGCGCCATGATGCTCGAGGGCTTCCGACTCATGCTCACGTACCCGCTCATGCTGCTGTGGCCGTCGGCCGCGCTCGGACTCACGATCGCCGTGCTCGCGATCATGGGGTCGACCCTCGCAGAGCTCGTGCAGGTGCGGACGCCCCGGGTCGCCCGGCGAAAGCGCGATGAGGTCGCAGCGATGCCCGTCAGTGCTCCGACCGGCAGCGCTCACCACTCGGCGGAGGGGTCCGCGCTGCGGGTCGAGAACCTCCGCGTCGTGCACGCCACGCCGACCGGGGAGACGGAGGTCGTGCACGGCGTGACCCTCGACGTCGCGCCGGGCGAGGTGGTCGGCATCGTCGGCGAATCGGGATCCGGCAAGTCGCAGACCGTGTTCTCCGTGCTCGATCTCCTCCCCGCGACGGGGCGCGCCACCGCCGACGCCATCTGGGTGGGCGGGGTCGATGTCACATCGTCGACCCCGAAGCAGCGCCGGGCCCTGCTCGGGCGGACGATCGGCTACGTGCCGCAGGAGCCGATGAGCAACCTCGATCCGTCGTACACGATCGGTCATCAGCTCATCGAACCGCTGCGCCGCACGCAGGGGCTGAGCAGGTCGGCCGCGAAGGAGCGCGCACGCGCGATGCTCGTGCGCGTCGGCCTCACCGACCCGGACCGTGTGATGCGCAGCTACCCGCACCAGGTGTCCGGGGGGATGGCGCAGCGCGTGCTGATCGCCGGGGCCATCGCCGGCAAGCCCTCACTCCTCGTCGCCGACGAACCCACCACGGCGCTCGATGTCACGGTGCAGGCCGAGGTGCTCGAGCTGCTGCGCGAGCTGCAGGCGGAGTACGGCATGGCACTTCTCATCGTCACGCACAACTTCGGCGTCGTGGCCGACATCTGCGACCGCGTGATCGTGATGCGCAGCGGCGACATCGTGGAGTCCGGTCCCGTCGACGCCCTGTTCGCCTCCCCGGCCGAGCCGTACACGAGGGAGCTCATCGCCGCCTCGCTCGACGACGCCGTCGGCCGAGACGAACTCGACCGCACCACGACGGGGGTCCCCGCATGA